The DNA sequence TTTTGGGAACGAATCATGATCACGAAATTGTTGAAATATCAGCACGGGGCAATGCAGTACAGAATCAATACTGAGTAACCCATCACAGTTATTTGTATAGTTATATTAGTGGGAAATTGAACCGTCTCATATATATAGTCTAATCCTAACTCAATTCTCTATCTTTCATCACCGTTAAGTGAAGAGAATTGTAATCATTGCTTTAGTTATTAATTACATGGAAACGTAATTGTGATTGGTAGATCAAACGTGTCACACGTTATGATCATCCTGTTAAATTTTTCTAATGATTATAAATGCTTATGGTTGAATTTTGTGGAGGAGTAAAGTGTGTGTAGCAACATAAGTGATGAGGAAGAGAAGTAGAATTATCTTACAAGAAatgcttttcctttttttcaccACAATTTGCAACAAAGTATTGGAATAATTATAGAATCATGGGAGCGATAATGATGATTAACAATGATGGtaacaacaaggaacttgcaAGAAACAAGTTGCTCAATTAGTATATAATAACCTGCATGAATGATTAGCAATGTCATTTTCAGCCTCAAAGCTAGTGTTAGGTGGAATAATGAAGTGAACATTGCACTCGGATAGTTGGATACATTTCAATTCAGTTTTATAATGAGCTTCAATTTGGAAAATGACTAAGCTTTATAGGTGGATTAGCAGAAGCCCTCTGTTTTCTTAATACTACTACTCACCAAAAGTCAAGTCAGAAATAGACCACACAAAAGATTGCAAGTTGACGAAACTTTGGTCATGGTGTCAAGGGTTTTTTCTTTGCCAAAAAACATTAAAATCATGACCTTTTCAGAATGCAATATTACTAATAATTTACTACCTAATATGAATATATGATCACTATCACCCTCAACATCATTAAAGAGATTAAACACcttgaaaacaaaattaaaccttTCCATTGAGCAAAAAGGAATGGTAACCTGGATTTGCAAACTACCAATATATACATCAGCTCTGTTATTCACAGTCACACTTCTTTAAGTGACTaatcaaaactgaaaaagaTCGATTTCAACAAATTTGGAGCAACTTTCGTATAAGGAGCAATAACCAATTAAATTACAAAAGCTGAAAGTGAAGTATGATTATAATACAGAAGACATTTTCAGCTACAATCAGGCCACGAAAAATACCATCACTAAGATACAGTAGGTCGGGAAGCGTTCCGTCCAAGGCCAAGACCCAAGCCTACGGGGACATTATCAGTTTTTGGTTTACCATGATTGTTATGGCTGCAATGGGCAGAATGAACATGACCTTGATGTGCTGATGCATTCGAATTTACATTGATTGCAACATGACCATTGCCATTTGTGTGGTGAGAATGGGAATCCCCATTCATGTGCCTCATACCAGTCCCCTCAGCACGAGTTGATTCTTCAATCAATTCCACATCTTCATTGAAGCCCTTGATTAAGAAATCTGAGCAATTCTTCTTCATCCCATGATCATATGGGTTTCTGAAGCGACCACCTGGCCCTCTAAGGTAGTTATAGCGCATTGCATTTGCCATTTCATTAGTTGTAATATTTCGCGCGATCTGTGACAAGAGGAACACTTATGAAAAGAACAAAATTGAATCTCACCTAATCTATTGTTACAAACCCCTTTCCACGTAAAGATCAATATCCCCACAACAGAAGATTACAGAAGCTGAAAGGTAACACCACTTAACAATACAGaactgaaagaaagaaagaaatgctACATTATTAATGTTGAACTTTTTTGTAATCATTTAACAAAACCTTTTCAACAATGGAATCAATGGCTAGAGAACGATATCCCATTTACATGGTGCGAGAAAACTTTTGGATCccacaactttttcttttagttatttattttatgattaAAAGAAGACTTACTTGAGAAGCTTGTACAACAGTCAAAACGACCACaccgaagaagaggaagaaatcaACAATCAAAAATGATATAGCACCGATATGACTTGTACCAACATGATTAAGCCATGCTCCAAATGAAGATGGACCGAGTGGATCACTCCAAATTCCTGCAATAATTAAAGCATATTCTTTTAGAAGAGGTCACAACAAAATGCTTGTACACAAACATGTGTAAGCAGGAGATACTTCAGTAGAGTCGGCAAATTGGAACATACTCGTAAGAGTGACTCCTCCAGTAGTCAACATTGCCAAAACTTCAAGAacaaggaaaataaagaaatcccATTTGTTTTTCTGTACAATGATAAGAAAAAAGTCAGATGAAACTATCGTAATATGAAAATGAGATTATATAATTATCAGCTATCCATATCAGgcataatgatgtttgataTCAAACAAACCGAAGATCTGCACCCTCTAGTCATAAAATATCCTTGGACACTCGGTACAAAAGAACAAACCAACCACACAGCCAAGAGGTGCATGAAAAGGATATAGAACTCCGAGATCACTCTAGACCCAATTATGATACTTAATATCTAAACAACAAAtcttatattttgttttccatAAATTAATTCTGGGCAATAATTGAAAACTAAtccaaaattataaaaaaaaaaaaaaaaaaaaaactcattaagGTAAGTGTACCTTGCCAATGCAATTGGATACCCAAGGGCAATGGTGGTCAAATTGTTCAACACAACGGTCACAAGTCGAACAGTGCTTTGCGCGAAGAGGCCTGACAATCTGATGACAATGTCAACAAATCATGTTAGAGAATAATCTAAGAAACTAAGTAAGATGATTGCATATAAGCTACAAAAATCAGTACTCAACGGCACCTTGCAAGTTGCACAGAGCTGAGACCAGTTACCAGCTAGCAAGGCCGGATTATTTATCTCAATCTTCAAAAGAGGTTCCTGattaacataataaaaaaacataattaaaaaaatcagcATCTTGACCTAACCTTTAGGAACTCTAAACATGGAGTGCATTATAACTATCGTTTCTTATATTATTAACTAAGCCAGGACTATTATACATGAGTTACATCATCACAAACTTCTAGCTAGAAAGAGGGTGgggagaaaataaaagagaaatggAAGATAGTACGCACATCATCTTTCATATTTTGTGAATCATGGATATTCATTCGGATGTAACCGGGATCTTTACTGCAATAAACAAAATCAACCAAAACTTTAATTAGGCGCCAGTCCTCCAGTGCTCCACCATATATCATCTACGCATTAAACCATAAATATGCATGGTGATAGAAGAAGAAACGAGAAGGGAGGGAAAGGGGGTGTGGGATGCAGCCGATCAGTAAAAGACAGAAAAAATGATGTATTTATGAATAAGAACTGACAACACACCAGCCATTTTGCAAGGAAACTATTATGTCCAACATGATATCAGAGCCACTGATAAGCCTGTAATTAGCATCAGAACTCATAAATCTGTGTCATACCTGCTACACCGATAGAACATAACCAGCCCTGCAGTTGCTAGAAAAACTCCAAGCCATGCAATAAAAACTGAGCCGGCTGTTAACTTTGGCAGATTTGGTGCTGCAACCAAGTTGGACAAGGATTGCAAGTTAGTATAATCATGACTGCGTGGGCACATAATGAGAGTTTAATATAGAGCTTAGAGCAGATACCCATGATAACAGAATGAGTATAGGTCACAAGGAGCACAAAGATTATACACCAAAGTCCTGGTGCAAGTCCTAGTTTTGAAAGTTGTCCAAGACGACTGTTCCCATCACAACGTTTGTCAAGCAGCCTTCGAGCATTCCCCTGCAAAAACATATTTACCATAGCATGTAAGTTCTTGCTAATCTGTCACTTAATACTTTCTAGTTCCTTAGCAGAACTGAAATATGTAAGATCATTAATATCAAACAACACAACCCCCAATAGGAGTGTATATATGTCTCAACCCACAGAAGAAGCACCAAactacaaacacacacacacgctaCTTTTGAGGAAGTCAGAAGATAGAAGAACCATATTCGGAAGAGGAAAACAACATTAGTAATGTATGCCATTTGTTAATCAAGCatttttaaacaagaaaaggGGGGAAATCATTAACAACACAATGAATCATCACGTTATTAAACGTACGAGAAGTAAACCCTCAACATGAGAGAGGCTTCGAAAGAGGAAGTCAACGAACATACAAGTAACATTACTAACCAATTTTAAAAATGTTTTGGTTATGGAACACCTACAAGGAAAAAAGCAACTTGTCTGTGGTTTTTATCAGAAGCAAGTTGTGCTGGTGTAAGGCCAGTGTTATCTGTAACCATCAAGTCCTCCTTTTTCCCAGCTTGTACCAAAACTGTGCATGCTTCCAAGTTACCCCTGATAGCAGCCCAATGTAGAGGAGTGCAACCTGAAGTTACACAGATTAAACAAGATTAATAACTATTGCATAATAGGTGGATTACACAAACAATGGAACAGAGGTGATACTTACCCTCTTTATCTTGGCGCCCTCTATATGCATCCAGAAACAAAAGAAGACGTATACAATCAGCAAAACCTTTATAAGCAGCCCTAAAcccaagagagagaaaaatatgtgTTACAAGGCTACCAAACTAGGTGAAACTGGCTAAACAAGCTTTGTCGGTAGGCCAGAGGAATCCAAAGTCTTTGACTAAATATTTTCGACAAAGACACAGACCAAACATGCATTACATTTGAGGATTGAGAGACCCACTATTCAGAACTGCAGCAATGCTATTAACTGTACAGAACATCGAGGGTTTATGGAAAGGAAAGAACTTCTTGCACACAATGATTTTCAAACAACAAAAGGTAGAAACTAGAAAGATAAACCAATCATTTAAATGGTTTTACCAAAAGATGAATCATATGTGATATACTAGGAAATTATTAGGTTTGccttcggaaaaaaaaaatgagaagatgACGATTAACATGTTGGACTTGAATTGGTGATAATGCCATAGTCACTGTTTTAGATTccttataaataaaataaagtaatgaaatttaaaaaaataaagatgaaAATGTAGTCAATGTTTTCACATACCAGTGCAAAGGGCTTCTTCCATCATTATCAGGAACATCAGGGTCAGCATTccattttgaaacaatatggtATAGGAAAGCAGTCTGACCATATTGGGCCGCAACATGTGTAGTCTGCGATCATATTAAATTTGCCAGTAAGACTAACATGTTTCAGCCAACTATAAATCAAAATGGGCTATAGAAAGCTTTTCTGTAATAAACCAAGCCGTGCAGGATATTAAGAAATTGACCTGTCCATTTTCAATTAAATACTAAACTCATAGTTGTATCAGTAAAAGCCAATTACAAATTTTCACTATGACTTGCAAGGTTCAAAATTCAGTAAGCAAAGACCTTGACCTTCATTCCAACTTGCTCTAAGAAATTTTGAATCATCACTATACACTATCAAGATCACTCACTCTATAGTGCATAGTGCATACTAGCTTTGACTTTAAAATGGTTATGAGCCTCCACCTAGCAATTGCAGGTTCTTAAGATTCGTGTTTTTCCTTCTGTGTTTCCACCCAATCCCTTATTTACAAGTCCACAATGTCTTTTATAATTCTTCCATTAACATTAGTTCATATACCAAAGCATTCGTAGTCTTTGTATCAAATGCATCATTCCCTTTCCACAGAACCTACATAAAATGATTTTTCCCACAGATATAAATTCTACCCTACAACCAAacccacatggcaatacatccCTCACGCCTAAGCTTAAAGCCAAAAGCTTAAACTTACCAGCAGCATATGTTGACCCCAAAATCTATAACTCGGGAACAACTACTTAAACCTCGCAGATACTAATGCATATATTGCCGTCACaataacaaaacaaacacaaatgcACATGTGGATGCTTGTCTGTAAACGTAAACCAAAAGTAAAAACTAACCTGATAGCCATACATATCACCCGCATTCACCCTCGCACCCTCTTGGAGTAATAGCTCCGCAACCTGGATAGCACCCCGCACTGCACTCCAGTGCAATGCCGTCTGCCCCGCATGGTCCTTCGCATTCACATCTCCTCCATGCTGCCATTTAAGAAACACATAACAACCCGGTGTCACCTTACATTTCTTCCCTTCCAAACAATAGACACTAACAacggtaaaaaagaaaaaaaatcggCACGAAACAAACCCAACAGCGAAAACTACCTACTATCAATCCCCAAAATCCTAAATGTCAAAAAAGGTAACATCTTTAATCAACTAAGTAGCATCGAAAGCTTCATATTCATTCATCCAAATCTCAAATTTTCGAGCTTGATCAGAAGAGAGAGTGAAGAACAACCTCTATAATATACTGGGCGGCGGCAGTTCGGTTGTTAAGGGCGGCCCACTGGAGCGCGTAGTAGCCCAGCCCATCGGTCTCGGAAACCGAGCAACCCTCACACTCCACCAATCTCTGAAGCTTCTCCAAATCGCCGTAGGCCGCCGCCGTGTACACGTCGTTTCGCAGACTCTCCTCCCCAATCCCATTGGTTTCTCCGCCGCCCGAATTGACCGAACCGGctaccgccgccgccgccgccgattCGTGATCGCCGCGGGTTTGGACCTCGTCGTCCTCGACGACCTCGATCTCCGACGACATTTGAAACCCCAAAAAAGTCGTTGGCTTTGGTTTCTGTGAAGGATCAAGTCCGCATTTGGGGTTGGTTGACCGTTAATCTGCAATAAAGGGGGATGGAAGATTCTGAGGGATTTCgatttctagggtttttctACGAAGCCGGCCATGGTTGACTGGGAAGAAAGAAAGGGATTTCACAATAGAAAAGCCAAAAGATTTGCCTATGGATTATCAGTACTAGGCCAAATTTCTCAGCTTTTTTGGCTCCTCTTCTTAATCTTAAGGCTCTGTTTGGGGGGGTCTCCAGCTTTCTACATTTTCCCactaattatatattttttaatattacAATTacaattactattttttttttttttcattgttatGTTAGCAAGTTGATCAGATAACGCATCCATACCGTCAGTATTAGGAGCGAAGGTATTCCAGTAAACTTAGATTAATTCTTCGCCACAGCAAGTgcatgaatctgaaaattcttcaAATTTGCTGATTACAGGCTGATGGAAATTAGAATTCAAACACTGAACATAGAAGTTTCATGATAGGTCTCTCGACCGATATTACCACAACATGTGGTTTTAACTACTGTGTTTTTTAGCGTTATTGAAACTAATTTTAGAGTTATCATCACAATTTATATGGTTCACATTCCAGATCTTGATCTGATTTCGCTGGATTAATCATGGGTTACCATCCTCCATACTACAGGTGGTGCCCCCATTTGAAAATTCAAATCTTTCATTGAAGTCATGGCCCTAATATTTAATGCAGTGATGTTTCATAAACAAACGAAAATAAAGTTGACTTGAAGTCTTCAGCTTGAgactttttaaataaaaaaatttaatatttttgaaaatcaaaCTTACAATCGAGTGTTTTTTATTATCGTTGATTTATGGGATGAAAGTGTGTTTCTTTGAAGAATTAAACATGCCCAATCAATGGATTCAATGTTCTCCCTTATCAAAagcttcatatttttttttccaaacttACGCTTAGAGACGACACATGTTTCAATTGATTTAACGCTAGACTCAATGGCTAATGTTGGTAGGGTTCACGCCAAACTTACTCGTTGTATATGTGACTGGCTAGTGTGAGATTGAATAAAGGATAGAGTCATATAAAGCAAATCACTTTGAACTAGGAAACATTCTTACTTATCCAAACCAAAAGGACGTATCAAAAGGAAAATCCCAAATAAACTGTTAAAGAATACCTAAAGTTAAACTTTTTACTAATGATAAACTAGAGTAATTGCATATCATTATTCTAATACAATGGCTGCTAATGCTGCTTGCTTTGTTTGTCTTTGGTGCTGGTAGTGGGCACTGTTCATGCAACACAGGATAGACCTATAGAAGGAAGAAGTGGCCGGCCGGCTGAACACAGTCAAGGCACAATCTTGAACAGATTGTTGCGTATATGGCACTGCAACAATCTTTCCCAACGGGAAACTTGTGACGCAAGAACAATGGAATTCATGCAATTTCTCTTGGCTTACTAGTGCAGCTCAATTAGGGTTTCTTTGATGAACATGTTCATGCTGCTGCAGCCTTACCTAGCATCATTGTCATCGGAAGTTACTTAATGGCTTAATGCAATAGATGTGATAAGCCTGCCATAATCTCACGCAAAGCATTTGCATGGACTTGGATTTCGATCACAAGTACTATATATAATACAAATGAATGCGCCAATACTCCTATTGTAATACGTGTTCAGTTAGCAGCCTGCATAATAAAATGTGTAGGATCGAAGAATATGAAGGCAGAGATTACCAACCACGTCAAAACAAATAAGGAAAGAGATTAACAACACAACTAAGCAGAAGATCGATTTGATTACTAATTGATAAACATACGCAAATGGAGAAAACAAACCTAACTGCTGATATGATCCTAAAACCAAAgagcaagaaaacaaaagaagccCTAAAAGTCTAGCCCTATTGACCTAAACTCGAGCATGAACACTTTCTTATGCTTTGTTTGAGCAATGTTTCTTCAGCAACATAATGTAGAAAGGGTTGTTGAACTTGCTGAGTACAGTGGATGCACAATCGTCGTCAGCATCGGTGATGGCCCTGCAACAAGCTTCTCCAATGGCCAATTTATGGCTAAAATAAGCTGTGTAAATCTCATGGATGCATGCAAGTTCGATCAGCAGAATAGAAAGATGCAATTAATGCAGTTCTGGAAATTCCGTGGCGGGTAATACGGTAATACCATGGCCTCGGGGGGGCTGGTTTCGAATTCGGTGGTCCGGCTGCAGCCAAGCCTTGTCCGAAGGCAGGGAAAACAAGCAAGACCAGCAATGCAACAgctcctttcttcatcatctctGCTTAGTAAGTAAGAAGCCAAAACTTTAAGTTCTTTTACTTGCAAACGATGTGAAATGAGATGCTTGGTTGTTAAGTTTGTGGGGACTATATGTAGGCGCATGGAGAGGAGGACTGATTAATTGGTTCCAAATTCACAAGATAAATTGAGTTGTTATCCAAGATATCAATCATTATCGAGTAGAGATAAGAAGTGATGAAGTATACGAAAGTTCGTGCTTATTATCAGGACAAAGCAAAATTATGTTGGGACTTCGAAGTTCAGCAGAGTTGGTACCCAAAAGAGCAATTTTAGATAAGGCTGACTGTCCCAGTCCCTTATAAACAATATGTAATTGTGAATTATAATAATTACTATTATTTGGGGATATTTACCATCAAGTTTTTATTTTACCGGCGACAAGTTTCAACTGAGGCAGTGATGGCAAGTTGGCAACGTTTTCAGCAGATTAAATAAGCCACCTATTATCGGGAATTCTTAGCGCGTCGACAGTTCACATATTTTTTAAGAAGGGGTCGAGAGGAGAATGAAACATTAGAGCGAGAATGTGGGGATGGCTTTGCTAGAACACTTGTTACCAATGCCTATTCAGGTCCATAAAAAAAGTCGAATAGGAAGGTAATAACCATCGAACACATCAGAAGAATGTTAATAACACTACATCAAAGAGGTCTACTAATTTCATAAGAGTGAACTGCAGGTACCATAGATAATCAATGACATAAGAGGATTCATCGAGAACAAGGATAACAATTTCTACACTAGCAAACCGACACACTAAACTCAAATCACTACTCCATAACTCTGACCTAAAGCAGAATGAAACTAGGACACAGGATACAGCCTACTTCTCACTTCCTCTTTTTAGCAGGAGGCTGCggaacctcctcctcctcttcttcctcttcttcatcctctgcatcctcatcttcatcatcgtcagcatcatcatcatcctcgtcctcgtcatcatcatcatcacttcctcCATTACCATTGGCTTCAGGTTCATCCTCAGGATCTGCATCTTCCCCTTCTTCGCCTGAGAAGTCCTCATCTCCTGCATCGTCTTCCTCCTCAggcacatcatcatcatcatcatcttcctcgtCATCTTCTGTGTCACTGGCATCTTTGTTTTCCGGACCAGGTTTTTCCAATTTGAATAGTTCTTCAAAAGGAAAGCTGCAGAAGGGAGCAACACTAACCCactcaattgaatttaccctCAAAGGCCAAAAGTGCAAGTACAGGATGGACAAAATAAGATTTCTATTACCTTCCGGCGACTGCAGCTAATTTTGGCGACACATTGATATCATTCATCAGCGATCCAGTCTGAAATAACCTCAAGAAATGTTAGTGACATAGTAGAAAGATCAACAACTATTAGattgctttccattttctcataTACTCCCATGGAGACCCTAATCTAAACAACTTGGGCTTTCAAATACATGTTAATCAGACATATAAACTGTACAAGGAAACATTTTCATGAATTGCTTtcaatagtaaataagataCAGAGCCGCAAGAAAAAAATGGTGTTGGAAATCAGGTTTGAAGATACAGCACATTATGTGGCAGGGAATAGCCGGTAAAACACCAAAACTTGATCAACGACAAAATAAAGAATAACATAAAAAAACATCAACACTAGGCTTACATCACTCAAGAATGTAATCAAACAAATAAACTTTAGCTCTGAACTACAACTACCAACTCTAGTACTAAACCTAGCCATATACAAATAGACATGTAGGGACCAAGTGGCTGATGTTCATTCAATATCTGCGAAGCTGAGACGGCAACACCATTTGCTACTAAATTTCTAagatttagaaaagaaaagggtgCAATATCTTTCAATAACATTATGAACTTGAAGAAAACAGGGTGTCAGACAAAGATTAAAAACAATATTGCAAAACCGAAGCAAATCTAGAAACCAAGGGCAGTAGGACCTCCAAAGCAAAACGACCAGGAATTAGTACTAATCAGTAACAAACACCAAAGAACAACTCTTATATCAGCACAACTGTTTCAACAAGcaagaagaaatcaaaactcATTTGAACCGTACTCAACTTATGCATATATGATACAAGGATGTACAGAAGACCCCACATTCTTCAGCACAGTTTTGAAATAGTAGAGGTATTAAACAACACTCAACCCTGGAAGCCCCAGAAACAAATTGTCTCAAATCACTCCAGAAATCTACAGATCAAGGTAGTCCACATtctacaaaactcccatagttCAGCAAAGCCCTGCTATTCCCAAACAACCAAATCCACAAATCCCACCCCTTAAGCTTACTAAAACCCAATTTTCAGAGCATAAATCCCTAATTACACTACCACAATCCCTAACTCCAAAAACAAAAGTTCAGTACTAAGCACAAGATTTCAAACAGCAAAATCCCAACAAAAAGCATGAACCTTTAACACTCCAACCCTCACACCCAAGTCAAAATCCacctcaaaaaccaaaaatcacaaCAAAAAAGAGCAACATTTACAGAGATTAGATGCTATATACCGCCAAGAGCAACAGAGCAAGAGAGTTGTGAGCAGCAAGAACAGTGTTGACCACCATAGCTTCCAAAACAGAGCCGACCCAGAAGCTGTTTCTCTCAGAGGAGCACAAAGCCTCCATCTTTTGAGCTCAGAAGCACAACCCACAATGCAAAAATCTCAAAGGTGATAGACAGTGTGTGaagggttttctgggtttggggCTAAAAGGGTTTGGTC is a window from the Rosa chinensis cultivar Old Blush chromosome 2, RchiOBHm-V2, whole genome shotgun sequence genome containing:
- the LOC112187862 gene encoding protein S-acyltransferase 24, which gives rise to MSSEIEVVEDDEVQTRGDHESAAAAAVAGSVNSGGGETNGIGEESLRNDVYTAAAYGDLEKLQRLVECEGCSVSETDGLGYYALQWAALNNRTAAAQYIIEHGGDVNAKDHAGQTALHWSAVRGAIQVAELLLQEGARVNAGDMYGYQTTHVAAQYGQTAFLYHIVSKWNADPDVPDNDGRSPLHWAAYKGFADCIRLLLFLDAYRGRQDKEGCTPLHWAAIRGNLEACTVLVQAGKKEDLMVTDNTGLTPAQLASDKNHRQVAFFLGNARRLLDKRCDGNSRLGQLSKLGLAPGLWCIIFVLLVTYTHSVIMAPNLPKLTAGSVFIAWLGVFLATAGLVMFYRCSSKDPGYIRMNIHDSQNMKDDEPLLKIEINNPALLAGNWSQLCATCKIVRPLRAKHCSTCDRCVEQFDHHCPWVSNCIGKKNKWDFFIFLVLEVLAMLTTGGVTLTRIWSDPLGPSSFGAWLNHVGTSHIGAISFLIVDFFLFFGVVVLTVVQASQIARNITTNEMANAMRYNYLRGPGGRFRNPYDHGMKKNCSDFLIKGFNEDVELIEESTRAEGTGMRHMNGDSHSHHTNGNGHVAINVNSNASAHQGHVHSAHCSHNNHGKPKTDNVPVGLGLGLGRNASRPTVS
- the LOC112184025 gene encoding phosphopantothenoylcysteine decarboxylase subunit VHS3, with amino-acid sequence MEALCSSERNSFWVGSVLEAMVVNTVLAAHNSLALLLLATGSLMNDINVSPKLAAVAGSFPFEELFKLEKPGPENKDASDTEDDEEDDDDDDVPEEEDDAGDEDFSGEEGEDADPEDEPEANGNGGSDDDDDEDEDDDDADDDEDEDAEDEEEEEEEEEVPQPPAKKRK